The DNA region CTATGGCCACAGCCGAGCGTGAGAACAATGCAACTGAGAAATCATTGAACACACTTCAATTGATTTTGACTGATCTTTTGAATACCGCTAAGAAAGAAGAGTCTTTGAGGCTTGCTCACTATGTTCAGGAAAATATGATCGGTCACATGGAGACACGTTACAAAGTAACGGACCTTGGTGTAAAGCAGGCGCCATTTTATGTGCTGGTAAATGCAAGGATGCCAAGTATACTTGCCGAGATATCCTTTATCAGCAATCCTGAAGAAGAAAAGTTATTGGCTGATGCTGACCACAGGCAGGAGATTGCTGAGGCTATTCTGAAGGGTATCAGGAAATACATTCAGGCTACTCCACTTCTTGCCCAGCCGAAAGAGGCAAACTACTCTTCTTTACAGTGACAATACTGCTTCAATATCGCATTCTCCTGAACCCTGCACTCACTGCACGGTTTATATCACTACTGTCCCCCGGCTGCGGGAGGGCAGAAAGTATTATTCAACCATGATATTCAACATCAGGATGATTATAGAATACGATGGGACAAACTATCATGGATGGCAAAGGCAGTCATCCCTGAACCGTGAAACGGGTGATCTACATAAGACCATTCAGGGAACTATCGAAGACGTCCTTGCCCGCATCACAAAGCACCCTGCGAAGATTGTTGCTGCAGGCAGGACCGACGCCGGAGTCCATGCAACAGGACAAGTTATACATTTTAAAACAGCCCTGAAAATTAATGAATCATCCTGGATTAAGGCCTTAAACTCTTTTCTTCCATCAGATATAGTCGTAAGGAATGCAGATTATGTCAATGAAGAGTTTAATGCAAGGTATGATGCAAAGAGCAAAGTATACAGATATTTCATATGTAATTCCGGTTACCCATCCCCATTTTACAGAAATTATGTGTGGCACAACAAATACCGTCTCAATATCCCGTTAATGAGAGAAGCATCACAATATCTGCTTGGTCATCACGATTTTTCCTCTTTCCGTGCAGCTGATTGCAGCGCTACATCACCGGTAAAAACCCTGAACAGGCTTGAAATTGATGAGGTGTCACTCGAAAATCCCGAATCAATTCACTTCTTAGCCCCCTTTTCTAAAGGGGGGATGGTGAGATCATCCTTATCATCCTCTCTGAGCCTGCAGCCAGCTAACATACTCATCCTCACCTTTGAAGCCAGATCATTTCTCCAGCACATGGTCAGGAACATCGTAGGAACACTATCTGAAGTTGGCAGGGGGAAATTTACTCCTTTTGATATAAAAAGCATCCTGGAAAAAAGAGACCGGCGTTATGCAGGCCCTATAGCCCCTCCGCAGGGTTTGTATTTGTATGAGGTGAAGTATTAGTAAGAAAACGATTCGCTACAGAATCAACATATAGGACGCTTTTCCATCTAAACCACAATATAATGTATGATTTTCGACTTCGGTAAATTTCTTCTAACCTATTAATTTTTCTCATTTTTTTCTTGACAATAAATTCTCATAGTATATACTTTCTCCATCAGTGGGACAAAGTGGGATGTAATGGTTCAATTCGGCAAGCATTGGCAAAGGAGACCACGACCAGCATGTTTCGTGGAAGATACCATCATACTATAGATTCAAAAGGTCGCCTGAGTATTCCCTCAAAGTTCAGGGATAAAGTCCTCCATAGTCATGGAGGTCAGCTGATCCTGATTAAAGACCTTGTTGACAAGTGTATTTCAGCATATACCCCCGATGGATGGGAAGATCTGACCTTAAAAATCCAGAAGGCATCATCACTTGCAGATGAGGTGAAGGCTTTCCGGCGCCTTATGTTCTCAGAGGCTGAAGATTGCACTATTGACAAACAGGGAAGGATACTCATTCCGCCAAGACTCAGAGAATATGCAAGCCTGGAAAAAGATGTCCTTGTGGCAGGTGTTGAAAACAATAAGATTGAGTTCTGGAACCCGCAGATCTGGGATAATGCAATGGCTGCCTATGATCCAAGGGATATTGCCAGGAAGATGGCTGAACTGGGCATATGAGTAAGTGAAACAACATATTCCAGTCTTGCTGGAGGAAGTTTTGAAGGAACTACGATGCGATCGTCCCGGGATTTATATTGACTGCACCGTTGGCGCCGGTGGACACACCGCTGGTATCCTGGAATCATCTCCTGAAAATAGGGTTATAGGGATTGACTGGGATAGTACGGCCTTAGAAACTGCAAGAGAAAACCTTAAGGGATTCGGAGACAGGGTGACCTTCATCCGGGAAGACTACTCCTATATTGGCTCTATACTTGATGATATGAACATACGTGAAGCAGATGGATTTTTATTTGATCTTGGACTCTCCTCTATGCAGATAGATTCACAGGAACGAGGATTCAGCTTCAGGCTGGATAGTCCTCTCGATATGCGAATGGATATGAGGAAAGAAACAACTGCCGCAGATCTTGTAAACAACCTTGGTTCTGCAGAACTGGTAAAAATCCTTAAGGAGTATGGGGAGGAAAGATGGGCAAAAAAAATCGTGTCTGCAATCATAAGGGAAAGAAATATGGGTGCAATTACAACAACCGGTCGGCTGGCTGAGATTGTAGGTTCTGCAATACCGCATTCTTACAGACCCGACCGAATCCACCCCGCTACTAAGACGTTTCAGGCGCTCAGGATTGCCGTTAATAGAGAACTGGATCATATAGATAAAGCCTTAAAGGACGCAATAATGCATCTTAAAAGAGGAAGCCGCATCTGTGTTATTTCATTTCATTCCTTAGAGGACAGAATTGTAAAGCATACGTTCCGCAGTATGGAAAACGGGTGCATATGCCCGCCCAGAATCCCATATTGTATTTGCGGATTTAAAAAAGAGATAAATGTACTGACAAGAAAACCCATCAGGCCTTCTTCAACCGAGATTATCAACAACCCGCGATCCGGAAGCGCCAGGCTACGAGCAGCTGAGAAACTATAACAGATTAATTCAAGAATAGGGGGTACAAAGTGCGCTTAGGTTTAAAAATCCTTCCGGTCCTTTTTGTGGTTATGTTGGGTTATGTTGTACAACGTACCTATGTTATGAAATTGGGTTACGAAATAGAAGGTCTTAAGAAAGAACAAAAGAACCTGGAGCAGATCCATAAGAGCCTTCTGATAGAGAGGGCCACTTTAATATCAACAGAACGGATAGAAAGATTAGCCACTTCGTTCATAGGGATGAAAAATCCTGACAACAGCCAGATAGTAATTGTGAAGGATTACGACAAAACAGGCAACACTAATACATACGCCGGGTTAAACGTTGAGGTTGCTCAGGTCAATTCACAGGCTAAATTGGTAAAACAGATTAACCAATAGAATAAATAATGAACTTACTTGATAAGGGCAAAGAGTCTCTTACAAAACGAGAGAGGTTTAACAGAATTAAATGGCGAAGGTTAAATATAATCTTTGTACTCATGACGGCGGGCTTCATTGCTGTTATAATAAAACTTGCATGGCTTCAGCTATTGCAGGGAGAAGCGCTTGCAATGAAGGCGGAAAGACAACACCGACGTTTGATAGATATAGAAGGTGAGAGGGGTAATATTTATGACCGGAACAGGAGAGAGCTTGCTGTAAATCTGGACATGTCATCACTTTACGGCATCCCTTCCTCTATTGGCGACCCTTCATTAGTGATAAAAAAGCTATCATATATAGTTGACTTTGATACTGCTGCCATAAAGGACAAATTAGACAGTAAAAAACATTTTACCTGGATTAAAAGAAGGCTCTCACCAGACATAGCAGAAAAAGTTGAGGCATTGAACCTTAAGGGAATCGGTCTGGCCCCGGAAAGGAAAAGGTTCTATCCCAAAAAGCAGTTGTCAGGCCATATTATTGGATTCACAAATACAGACAGTCACGGCCTTGAAGGCATAGAAAAGTATTATGAAGAATCCCTTAACGGGGAAAAGGGCGCCCTTGTGCTTGACAGGGATGCTCGTGGCAAGGCTGTTCTTACCAGCACACACATGGATACATTAAAAGGAAATGATCTTGTACTAACCATAGACGAGGTAATCCAGTATATAACAGAGAAGGAACTTGAGGCCGCAGTTGAGGGACATAACGCCGCGGGAGGTGTGGGAATAGTAATGGAACCTTATACCGGAGCAATTCTTGCTATGGCTGTAAGTCCGAAATTTAATCCTAACACACCTGACAAATTCGGGGCCGGAGGATGGCGCAACAGGGCTATCACTGACGTATATGAACCGGGATCTACCTTTAAAATCGTAACCGCGTCCGCCGCACTTGAAGAAAAGCTCTACTCACCGAATGAAATTGTGCATGATGGGAGTGGCAGCATGAATATTGGTACGGCTGTGATACATGATCCTCACCCCAAGGGTAAACCTATGACATTCAGGGAGGTAATTTCCCACTCAAGCAACATAGGTTCTGCCAAAATTGGTATAAAGCTGGGGGATAAACGGCTTCATGAGTATATACGGGCATTTGGATTTGGTGATAAAAGCGGTATAGACCTGCCTGGGGAAGTCAGAGGTATAGTAAGACCCCCGGAAACCTGGTCGGGACGATCACTTGCAACTATTGCTATAGGGCAGGAAGTCGGAATAACCCCTATACAGCTTGCCTCTGCCATGTCTGCCATTGCCAATGGAGGACTGCTTGTAAGACCGCATATTGTATCTGATATTATTGACCTTAAGGGAAATGAAAATAAAATACATCCTGAGATTGTGAGACGGGTTATATCCGAGAACACCAGCAAGAAGATGACGGAAATTCTTAAATGGGTAGTCAGCAATGAGGGAACAGGAAAACTTGCTGCTGTAGATGGTTTTTCCGTCGCAGGAAAGACAGGTACTGCACAGAAGGTGGACCCTGCGACCGGCAGATACTCCAGTAACAAGTTCATCAGTTCGTTTATCGGATTTGTACCGGCAGATTCGCCGGAATTAGTGATACTGATAGTGGTAGATGAACCTAAGGGCGTTTCATGGGGAGGCAGTGTAGCAGCTCCGGTCTTCCATAGTGTTGCTCAACAGACACTTCGCTATATGCATGTGGAACCGGTGGAACAACAGAAAATAACTATAATGGCGAATAATACCCCTGATTAAACACACATTAATTAAGGATTAATGAAACTATCTGAGATACTAAAAGACATTGAACTGCAAAGGACCTTGGGAGACCTGAATTGTGAGATAAGTGGTTTAACCTATGACTCCCGCAATGTTATGCACGGCACACTCTTTGTCGCAATTAAGGGCCTGACAACAGATGGGCATCTATTCATTAAAAGCGCCCTCGAAAAAGGTGCTGCGGCCGTTCTTGCAGAACGGGAACCAACAGGTATAGTCCCTCCTGCCGGTATCCCGATTATAATTACAAAAGACACGAGAAAAGCTGTTGCCAGGGCAGCAGTGAATTATTACAGAAACCCGTCAAGCGAACTCAGTGTAATCGGTATCACAGGGACAAACGGTAAGACCACAACTTCATATCTGATCAGGTCTATTCTTGAAAATGCCGGAAATAAAGTCGGACTGTTAGGCACTATCTTCTGGTCTGACGGCAACAAGATTTCTGAAGCGGAGCATACTACCCCGGAGGCAGTTGATTTTCAGTCTTTGCTGAGGGAAATGGCAGACAATGGATGTACTTTTGCAGTAACGGAGGTCTCATCCCATTCGCTTGCACTTAGCAGGGTATCCGGGACCTTTTTCAGCACTGCTGTCTTTACAAATCTGACTCAGGACCACCTTGATTTTCATACTGACATGGAAGACTATTATAAGGCAAAGTCCATGCTTTTCTCAGGTCTGTCATTACACCACACGGCTGTAATAAACTCAGACGACCCATACGGAAGTCGTCTTCTTGAAACAAGCAAATGCCGTAAATATTCTTACGGTCTTGACAGCATAGCAGATATCCGCGGGGAAAATGTATCACTCACAATAGATGGGATAGAATTTGATTTGACTACCCCGACTGGAAATATTCATATCAAATCAAACATGGTTGGTATACACAACGTCTATAATATACTGGCTGCTGCAGGCGCTGCACTCTCCAATAATATTCCCCTGGAAAAGATTGCTTCAGGTATATCGTCTGTCACTTCAGTTCCGGGCCGGTTTGAAAGAATAGACAGCGGTCTTGGATTCAGCATCGTCGTTGATTATGCACACACAGAAAATGCCCTGAGATTATTGATCGAGGCAGCCAGACAGTTTTCTCCAAAGAGGATCATTACAGTCTTCGGCTGCGGCGGAGACAGGGACAGGGGGAAAAGGCCCCTGATGGGCAGTACTGCAGTCGAATTGAGTGATTTTGTAATTGTAACATCAGATAACCCCAGATCCGAACAGCCTGATCGGATTATCAGGGAGGTAGAATCTGGAATACTTGCATCCATAGAAAAAGGCTCTGCCAGCGCTGCCGGATATGTGACTATACCAGACAGAAAGAGCGCGATAATAGAAGCTGTCAGATTAGCAGAACAGGATGATATTGTATTAATAGCAGGAAAGGGGCACGAAGATTATCAGATTATCGGGAGGCAAAGGCTTCACTTTGATGACAGGGAGGAAGCAATGAAGGCTGTATCAATAAGGATGAGTTCAGGCAGGTTCAGCAATGAGTTGAAGAAGCAATGAGAAAAGAAACAGGAAGGTGAAATGTTAACAATAGATGAAATAGTAAAGGCAACCGGCGGTCAACTCATTCAGGGAAATCTTGAGCTTACTGCAGCCGGAATATCAATAGATTCGCGTAACATTAAAGATGGAGAACTCTTTATTGCGATTAAGGGAGATGTGTTTGACGGGCATAATTTTATAGAAGAGGCGATTAAAAAAGGGGCCTGTGGCGCTATAGTCAACGGAGATTATCCGCTGTCAGGTTCTATTCCTCAGGACAGGATAATATTAAGTGTCAGCGACACCATACTGGCCCTGCAGGAGACCGCAAGGTTCTATCGCAACAAGTTCACTATCCCTGTAACCGGGATAACAGGGAGTAATGGAAAAACAACAACAAAGGAAATGCTCTGGTCTATTCTGAGCCAGAAATCGCATGTTTTAAAGAATGAAGGAAATTTAAATAATCATATAGGGGTTCCTCTCACCTTATTAAGACTCGATTCATCGTATAAAACGGCTATAATTGAAATGGGCATTAGTGACCGCGGTGAACTTTCGAGATTATGCTATATTGCTTCCCCTGATTCAGCAGTAATTACAAATATAGGTCCAACTCATCTGGAAAAACTGGGAAGGATCGAAAATGTCGCAGAGGCAAAGGGGGAAATACTCAAATTCATCCCCTCGAACGGTTTCTGTATTTTAAACAGGGATGACAAATTCTTTGATGTATTCAAGGCAATGTCTGCGGGCAGAATTATAAGTTTTGGAATTTCACCTGATGCTGATGTGCATATAGAATCTTATGAGACCGTTGCTCAGGGAAAATCGGCTGACAGTATTTCGTTTAACCTCATATGCCCTGCAGGCAGAATAGACATAAAACTGCATGCCATAGGAATCCACAATATCTATAATGCACTCAGTGCTGCGGCAGCCGCTTATGCACATGGGATAGCGATTACAGACATCAAGTCAGGTTTGGAGAGATTTTCGCCTGTCAGGATGAGAAGTGCTGTAGAAAAGGTGGGAGAGATTTATATTATCAATGATACATATAATGCAAACCCGGCTTCCATGGTCGCGGCTATTGATATGTTGAAAAATTTCAAGGCCGGGAACAGGCGGTTTGCAGTCATTGGCGACATGCTGGAACTGGGAGAAAATACAATAATGGCCCATCGTGACCTTGGTATTTACATTGCCGGGGCGGGTACAGACGGGCTGATTTCAGTCGGAGAGTTCGCTGGCTATGTTGCGGAAGGCGCCGTAGAAGCGGGGATGAGCGAAAATAATGTTAAGGCATTTAACGATTATCCACATACCCTTGAGCAGATAAAAGAATGGATAACAACCGGTGACATCGTACTGGTAAAGGGTTCCAGGGGTATGAAGATGGAGAGAATAGTGGAAGGACTTAGAGAGAGTCTGAATAAATGATATACCATTTATTATATTCACTGCATGATCATTATTCCTTCCTGAATGTCTTCAGGTATATTACGCTCAGGACTGTTTATTCAGTCATTACTGCCCTTGTCCTGTGTCTCATGATTGGTCCTTATATGATAGAGTTGTTAAAAAAATTACAGATTGGACAGTTCGTCAGGAATGATGGTCCATCCAGTCATCTGACAAAGGCGGGGACACCGACCATGGGCGGTGTTTTGATCATAATAATAGTCATTCTTGCCACCCTTTCATGGGCAGACCTGTCCAATATATATGTATGGCTCGTCCTGGCTGTTCTGGTCGGCTTTGGCCTTATAGGGTTTACTGACGATTATCTTAAGGTTGTAAGAAAGAAGTCAGAAGGTTTGAGAGGGAAATATAAATTCACGTTGCAAATAGCAGTGGCTACCCTCGTTGCGATTGCGCTGTATTGTCTTCCAGCATATTCTACGATACTTAGCATCCCATTTTTAAAGGATTTTAACCCTGACCTCGGATGGTTTTATATCCCGTTCGTAATATTTATAATTGTCGGCACATCAAATGCTGTTAACCTCACTGATGGACTTGATGGGCTGGCCATAGGTCCGGTAATTGTTGTTACACTTGTCTACACAATCATAACGTATGTCGCCGGGCATGCCAAGATCGCAACTTACCTTCTGATACCTTTTATAAATGGTTCCGGTGAACTGGCGATATTGTGCGGCGCTGTATTCGGAGCAGGACTCGGTTTTCTCTGGTTTAACACATATCCGGCCTCGGTGTTCATGGGTGATGTAGGGTCACTTCCACTCGGGGCGCTCCTTGGAACTGTTGCTGTTATCGCAAAGCATGAACTGCTCTTGCTTATTGTTGGCGGTATTTTTGTTGTTGAGACTATTTCTGTCATATTTCAGGTAGCCTCATTCAGGCTGCATGGCAAGAGGGTCTTTCTTATGGCGCCTCTTCACCATCATTATGAACTTAAGGGCTGGCAGGAACCTAAAATTATCGTCCGGTTCTGGATAATAGCAATTGTGCTGGGTCTGCTCGCATTGAGCACATTGAAACTGAGGTAATATCCGGTGAATACAATAGACCTGAAAGGTAAAAAAACACTCGTAGTCGGCCTTGGCAAGAGCGGAATAGCTGCGTCACGTCTATTACTAAGCAAGGGAGCAATCGTCACTGCAACCGACAGCAACCCTGCTGAGAAGCTCTCAGATGAGGCAAATGGACTTGCGGCCGTTGGAGTAAACGTAGAGGCCGGAGGTCACAGGACAGAGTCCTTCACATCCTCTGACCTTATTATTCTAAGTCCAGGCGTCTCAAAAAAAATTGAACCTTTGTCTATGGCAAGAAAACAGGGTGTAAGGATTATCAGTGAGATAGAGCTTGCCTGCCGCTTTATTGACAGGCCTTTAATTGCAATCACAGGGTCCAATGGAAAGTCTACAACAACGACGTTGATTGGTGAAATTCTGAAGGCATGCGGCTGCACTGTATTTGTAGGTGGCAATTTAGGCACTCCGCTCAGCGACTATGTACTATCCGGAAGCATGGCTGACTGGATCGTGGCTGAGATAAGCAG from Nitrospirota bacterium includes:
- the truA gene encoding tRNA pseudouridine(38-40) synthase TruA — its product is MIFNIRMIIEYDGTNYHGWQRQSSLNRETGDLHKTIQGTIEDVLARITKHPAKIVAAGRTDAGVHATGQVIHFKTALKINESSWIKALNSFLPSDIVVRNADYVNEEFNARYDAKSKVYRYFICNSGYPSPFYRNYVWHNKYRLNIPLMREASQYLLGHHDFSSFRAADCSATSPVKTLNRLEIDEVSLENPESIHFLAPFSKGGMVRSSLSSSLSLQPANILILTFEARSFLQHMVRNIVGTLSEVGRGKFTPFDIKSILEKRDRRYAGPIAPPQGLYLYEVKY
- the mraZ gene encoding division/cell wall cluster transcriptional repressor MraZ translates to MFRGRYHHTIDSKGRLSIPSKFRDKVLHSHGGQLILIKDLVDKCISAYTPDGWEDLTLKIQKASSLADEVKAFRRLMFSEAEDCTIDKQGRILIPPRLREYASLEKDVLVAGVENNKIEFWNPQIWDNAMAAYDPRDIARKMAELGI
- the rsmH gene encoding 16S rRNA (cytosine(1402)-N(4))-methyltransferase RsmH, whose protein sequence is MKQHIPVLLEEVLKELRCDRPGIYIDCTVGAGGHTAGILESSPENRVIGIDWDSTALETARENLKGFGDRVTFIREDYSYIGSILDDMNIREADGFLFDLGLSSMQIDSQERGFSFRLDSPLDMRMDMRKETTAADLVNNLGSAELVKILKEYGEERWAKKIVSAIIRERNMGAITTTGRLAEIVGSAIPHSYRPDRIHPATKTFQALRIAVNRELDHIDKALKDAIMHLKRGSRICVISFHSLEDRIVKHTFRSMENGCICPPRIPYCICGFKKEINVLTRKPIRPSSTEIINNPRSGSARLRAAEKL
- a CDS encoding cell division protein FtsL, producing the protein MRLGLKILPVLFVVMLGYVVQRTYVMKLGYEIEGLKKEQKNLEQIHKSLLIERATLISTERIERLATSFIGMKNPDNSQIVIVKDYDKTGNTNTYAGLNVEVAQVNSQAKLVKQINQ
- a CDS encoding penicillin-binding protein 2; protein product: MNLLDKGKESLTKRERFNRIKWRRLNIIFVLMTAGFIAVIIKLAWLQLLQGEALAMKAERQHRRLIDIEGERGNIYDRNRRELAVNLDMSSLYGIPSSIGDPSLVIKKLSYIVDFDTAAIKDKLDSKKHFTWIKRRLSPDIAEKVEALNLKGIGLAPERKRFYPKKQLSGHIIGFTNTDSHGLEGIEKYYEESLNGEKGALVLDRDARGKAVLTSTHMDTLKGNDLVLTIDEVIQYITEKELEAAVEGHNAAGGVGIVMEPYTGAILAMAVSPKFNPNTPDKFGAGGWRNRAITDVYEPGSTFKIVTASAALEEKLYSPNEIVHDGSGSMNIGTAVIHDPHPKGKPMTFREVISHSSNIGSAKIGIKLGDKRLHEYIRAFGFGDKSGIDLPGEVRGIVRPPETWSGRSLATIAIGQEVGITPIQLASAMSAIANGGLLVRPHIVSDIIDLKGNENKIHPEIVRRVISENTSKKMTEILKWVVSNEGTGKLAAVDGFSVAGKTGTAQKVDPATGRYSSNKFISSFIGFVPADSPELVILIVVDEPKGVSWGGSVAAPVFHSVAQQTLRYMHVEPVEQQKITIMANNTPD
- a CDS encoding UDP-N-acetylmuramoyl-L-alanyl-D-glutamate--2,6-diaminopimelate ligase; protein product: MKLSEILKDIELQRTLGDLNCEISGLTYDSRNVMHGTLFVAIKGLTTDGHLFIKSALEKGAAAVLAEREPTGIVPPAGIPIIITKDTRKAVARAAVNYYRNPSSELSVIGITGTNGKTTTSYLIRSILENAGNKVGLLGTIFWSDGNKISEAEHTTPEAVDFQSLLREMADNGCTFAVTEVSSHSLALSRVSGTFFSTAVFTNLTQDHLDFHTDMEDYYKAKSMLFSGLSLHHTAVINSDDPYGSRLLETSKCRKYSYGLDSIADIRGENVSLTIDGIEFDLTTPTGNIHIKSNMVGIHNVYNILAAAGAALSNNIPLEKIASGISSVTSVPGRFERIDSGLGFSIVVDYAHTENALRLLIEAARQFSPKRIITVFGCGGDRDRGKRPLMGSTAVELSDFVIVTSDNPRSEQPDRIIREVESGILASIEKGSASAAGYVTIPDRKSAIIEAVRLAEQDDIVLIAGKGHEDYQIIGRQRLHFDDREEAMKAVSIRMSSGRFSNELKKQ
- a CDS encoding UDP-N-acetylmuramoyl-tripeptide--D-alanyl-D-alanine ligase gives rise to the protein MLTIDEIVKATGGQLIQGNLELTAAGISIDSRNIKDGELFIAIKGDVFDGHNFIEEAIKKGACGAIVNGDYPLSGSIPQDRIILSVSDTILALQETARFYRNKFTIPVTGITGSNGKTTTKEMLWSILSQKSHVLKNEGNLNNHIGVPLTLLRLDSSYKTAIIEMGISDRGELSRLCYIASPDSAVITNIGPTHLEKLGRIENVAEAKGEILKFIPSNGFCILNRDDKFFDVFKAMSAGRIISFGISPDADVHIESYETVAQGKSADSISFNLICPAGRIDIKLHAIGIHNIYNALSAAAAAYAHGIAITDIKSGLERFSPVRMRSAVEKVGEIYIINDTYNANPASMVAAIDMLKNFKAGNRRFAVIGDMLELGENTIMAHRDLGIYIAGAGTDGLISVGEFAGYVAEGAVEAGMSENNVKAFNDYPHTLEQIKEWITTGDIVLVKGSRGMKMERIVEGLRESLNK
- a CDS encoding phospho-N-acetylmuramoyl-pentapeptide-transferase, producing the protein MIYHLLYSLHDHYSFLNVFRYITLRTVYSVITALVLCLMIGPYMIELLKKLQIGQFVRNDGPSSHLTKAGTPTMGGVLIIIIVILATLSWADLSNIYVWLVLAVLVGFGLIGFTDDYLKVVRKKSEGLRGKYKFTLQIAVATLVAIALYCLPAYSTILSIPFLKDFNPDLGWFYIPFVIFIIVGTSNAVNLTDGLDGLAIGPVIVVTLVYTIITYVAGHAKIATYLLIPFINGSGELAILCGAVFGAGLGFLWFNTYPASVFMGDVGSLPLGALLGTVAVIAKHELLLLIVGGIFVVETISVIFQVASFRLHGKRVFLMAPLHHHYELKGWQEPKIIVRFWIIAIVLGLLALSTLKLR